One genomic window of Vibrio parahaemolyticus includes the following:
- the greA gene encoding transcription elongation factor GreA: MEKVPMTLRGEQMLRTELERLLKLRPQISEAIAEARELGDLKENAEYHAAREEQGICEAQIRDIEYKLSVAQVIDVTKMENTGKVIFGSTVTLIDVDTDEEKTYQIVGDDEADIKAGRISVSSPIARGLIGKMEGDEVAIQTPGGAKDFEIDRVEYI, from the coding sequence ATGGAAAAAGTTCCAATGACACTACGTGGCGAACAAATGCTACGTACAGAACTAGAACGTCTACTTAAGCTACGTCCTCAAATTTCAGAAGCGATTGCTGAAGCACGAGAACTAGGTGATTTGAAGGAAAATGCTGAATATCATGCCGCTCGAGAAGAGCAGGGTATTTGTGAAGCGCAAATCCGTGACATTGAATATAAGCTATCTGTTGCGCAAGTAATTGATGTAACTAAAATGGAAAACACTGGCAAGGTTATCTTTGGTTCAACGGTGACTTTGATTGATGTCGATACCGATGAAGAAAAGACATATCAGATTGTTGGTGACGATGAAGCTGATATTAAAGCTGGCCGTATTTCAGTGAGCTCTCCAATTGCTCGTGGCTTGATCGGCAAGATGGAAGGCGACGAGGTTGCTATCCAGACTCCAGGTGGAGCGAAAGATTTCGAAATTGACCGAGTTGAATACATCTAA
- a CDS encoding porin produces the protein MKKTLIALSVSAAAMATGVNAAELYNQDGTSLEMGGRAEARLSMKDGDAQDNSRIRLNFLGTQAINDNLYGVGFWEGEFTTAENGGVDGNSNLDTRYAYAGLGGAWGEFTYGKNEGALGVITDFTDIMAYHGNSAADKLAVADRSDNMMSYKGQFENLNVKASYRFADREEVNGEYTDNKQDGYSLSAIYAVADTGLELGAGYADQDEANEYMLAASYTMGDLYFAGIFTDGEKAKTEGDYTGYELAGAYTLGQTVFTTTYNNAETNNEISANNFAVDASYYFKPNFRGYVSYNFNLIDSGDKLGKAGGNTTASKADAEDELALGLRYDF, from the coding sequence ATGAAAAAGACTCTAATTGCTCTTTCTGTATCTGCAGCAGCTATGGCAACTGGCGTTAACGCAGCTGAACTTTACAACCAAGACGGCACTTCTCTAGAAATGGGCGGCCGCGCTGAAGCACGTCTATCTATGAAAGATGGCGACGCTCAAGACAACTCTCGTATCCGTCTAAACTTCCTTGGTACTCAAGCAATCAACGACAATCTATACGGTGTTGGTTTCTGGGAAGGTGAGTTTACTACAGCTGAAAACGGCGGTGTGGATGGAAACAGCAACCTAGACACTCGTTACGCATACGCTGGTCTTGGCGGTGCATGGGGTGAGTTCACTTACGGTAAAAACGAAGGTGCACTAGGCGTTATCACTGATTTCACAGATATCATGGCTTACCACGGTAACTCAGCAGCTGACAAACTAGCAGTAGCTGACCGTTCAGACAACATGATGTCTTACAAAGGTCAATTCGAAAACCTAAACGTTAAAGCTAGCTACCGCTTTGCTGACCGTGAAGAAGTAAACGGTGAATACACAGACAACAAACAAGACGGCTACTCTCTATCTGCAATCTACGCAGTAGCAGACACAGGTCTTGAGCTAGGTGCTGGTTACGCAGACCAAGACGAAGCTAACGAATACATGCTAGCTGCATCTTACACTATGGGTGACCTATACTTCGCTGGTATCTTCACTGACGGTGAAAAAGCGAAAACTGAAGGTGACTACACTGGTTACGAACTAGCTGGTGCTTACACTCTAGGTCAAACAGTATTCACAACAACGTACAACAACGCAGAAACTAACAACGAAATTTCTGCTAACAACTTCGCTGTTGATGCATCTTACTACTTCAAGCCTAACTTCCGTGGTTACGTTTCATACAACTTCAACCTAATCGACTCTGGCGATAAACTAGGTAAAGCTGGTGGCAACACTACAGCATCTAAAGCTGATGCAGAAGACGAGCTAGCTCTAGGTCTACGTTACGACTTCTAA
- the dacB gene encoding serine-type D-Ala-D-Ala carboxypeptidase has translation MRLRWPLLISSLIFPLLSYAYPHQEVLPEGARISLVAEKLTESSTLDGIRPTDQLFPPASTLKIVTALAAKLELGDSFAFRTKLETSSSDAVIYFVGDPTLQTQDLKSLLSLAKKNGLTRINGNLWLDNSAFTGYDRAVGWPWDILGVCYSAPASSITLNNNCVQASIYTQKDGGTRIYVPEHQPIRVKSSVETVSKTIQKSRHCDLDLLANPDNHYELKGCLVEREKPLPLKFAVQDPERYTSQNISTLLKQLGIELKGKIKIGSAPQKQRKLMALHQSKPLPDLLDDMLKHSDNLIADTLTKTLGAKFFVQPGSFTNGTEAIKQIIFANTGIDIRNARLEDGSGLSRNNRISATKMAEILRYIWKNEKTLKLIAIMPKSGESGTLQYRQSMRNAPIKGQLIAKSGSLYGTYNMAGYGLDKNGQPNTIFVQFVSDYFPEKRDDNKPVITPITHFEQLFYRDIVNFSQAIPKK, from the coding sequence ATGCGTTTACGTTGGCCTCTACTCATTTCTTCTCTTATTTTTCCGCTATTGTCTTATGCGTATCCTCATCAAGAGGTATTGCCAGAGGGCGCCCGTATCAGCTTAGTTGCAGAAAAACTAACCGAAAGTTCCACGCTCGATGGTATCCGTCCAACAGACCAACTATTTCCACCAGCGAGCACATTAAAAATTGTCACAGCCTTAGCTGCTAAATTAGAGTTAGGGGACAGCTTTGCATTTCGAACAAAGCTTGAAACCTCGAGCTCCGATGCCGTTATCTACTTTGTCGGAGATCCCACCCTACAAACACAAGATTTGAAATCGTTGCTGTCATTGGCGAAAAAAAATGGTTTAACGCGCATTAACGGTAACTTGTGGTTAGACAACAGTGCCTTTACAGGGTATGACCGAGCGGTGGGTTGGCCGTGGGACATTCTGGGGGTTTGCTACAGCGCTCCGGCTTCTAGCATTACACTCAACAACAACTGTGTCCAAGCTTCTATCTATACGCAAAAAGATGGCGGGACTCGAATCTATGTACCTGAGCATCAACCTATTCGTGTTAAAAGTTCGGTCGAGACCGTTTCTAAGACGATTCAAAAGAGCCGCCATTGCGATTTAGACCTGCTTGCTAACCCAGACAATCACTACGAATTAAAAGGATGCTTAGTTGAACGAGAAAAGCCGCTACCTCTCAAATTTGCGGTTCAAGATCCTGAACGTTATACCAGTCAAAATATCAGTACGTTACTCAAGCAATTAGGAATTGAGCTCAAAGGCAAAATTAAGATTGGTTCAGCGCCACAGAAACAACGTAAATTGATGGCATTACATCAGTCAAAGCCGCTACCCGATTTACTTGATGACATGCTCAAGCATTCTGACAATTTGATCGCAGACACATTAACGAAAACATTGGGTGCGAAGTTTTTTGTTCAACCCGGAAGTTTTACCAATGGTACAGAAGCGATCAAACAGATCATTTTCGCCAATACTGGCATCGATATCCGTAACGCACGCTTGGAAGATGGATCGGGCCTTTCAAGAAACAACCGCATTTCTGCGACCAAAATGGCTGAAATCCTACGTTATATTTGGAAAAACGAAAAAACACTGAAGCTGATTGCCATCATGCCTAAATCAGGCGAATCGGGTACGCTGCAATACCGCCAAAGCATGCGGAATGCCCCAATTAAAGGTCAACTGATTGCGAAGAGTGGTTCATTGTACGGAACCTACAACATGGCGGGTTATGGTTTAGATAAAAATGGCCAGCCGAATACTATTTTCGTCCAGTTTGTCTCAGACTACTTCCCAGAAAAAAGGGACGATAACAAACCTGTCATCACCCCTATTACGCATTTTGAGCAGTTATTTTACCGTGACATCGTGAATTTTAGTCAGGCAATACCTAAGAAGTAA